TTCAAGGAGTTCGAGCTGCTGCGCTTCTTCGCCACGCATCCGTCCCGCGTCTTCACCCGCGAGCAACTGCTCAGCGAGGTCTGGGGCTACGACTACTTCGGCGGCACGCGCACGGTCGACGTGCACGTCCGGCGCCTCCGGGCCAAGCTCGGCGACCTCGAGTCGCTGATCGGCACCGTGCGCAACGTGGGCTACCGGTTCAACGTCTACGACGACGACGCCCAGGCGGTCGTCTCGTGAGCACGGTGTCGTGGTGACGGGCGCTCTCGACGCGACCCGCGCCTCCTTCGTGCCCACGCTCGCCCGCGCGGCCACCGAGGCCGACGGCAGCCCGCCGTTCTCCGACCAGACGCTGGTCGACGTCCGGTCGGGCGCGGCGACCGTGGTCGGCGATCCGCATGCCGCGGCGGTGCTGCGCGACGGCGAGGCCGAACTGGTCGTGCACCCCGACGACCGCCGACAGGGTCGCGGCGCCGAGCTGCTGCAGCGACTCGTCGACGAGACCGAGGGTCCGCTGCTGCTCTGGGCCCACGGCGACCACCCGGGCTCGCGCGTGCTCGCCGCGCGCTTCGGCCTCGCCGAGACGCGGCGCCTGTTGCAACAGCGTGCCGACGTCCCCACCGAGCCCCGCACACCCCGCCTGCGTGACGGCGACCGGGTCGCCTCGTTCCGACCGGGCGTCGACGATCGGGCCTGGCTCGACCTCAACGCCCGGGCGTTCGCCGACCACCCCGAGCAGGGCTCGCTCGTCCAGTCCGACCTCGACGCCCGGCAGGCCGAGCCGTGGTTCGACGCCGGCGACTTCGTCCTGCTCTGGCGCAATGACGAACTGCTCGCCTTCTGCTGGCTGAAGCTCGACGAGGGTCAGCCCGGAGAGTTCTACGCGGTCGGCGTCTCGCCCGACCACCAGGGCGAAGGGCTCGGAGGCGCGGTGGTCGACGCCGGGTTCGCCCGCCTCACCGAGCGCGGGGCCGGCACCGCGGCGCTGTACGTCGAAGGTGACAACACCGCCGCCCTCCGGCTCTACGCGGCTCGCGGGTTCACGGACCACGCGGTCGACGTGCAGTACACGCTCACGCGCTGAGCGCCGCCCTCTGACGCCCCGTTCTCGATCGGGGGGTGCGCGCCGATCCGGTCCACCGATATGCTGCGGGTCGGATGACAGCGATCGAGGGGGCATCATGACCGATCAGACCAGACCGAGCGGCGACGACCAGGGGCACGACGGGCCGCCGACCGAGGGGCAGCAGCACGAAGGGCAGCAGCACGAGGGGCAGCAGCCTCAGGGGCAGCACCCTCAGGGACAGGGGCCCGAGCAGGGGCACGAGCCGCCGGCAGCGCCTGCCGCGTTCCCGTACCAGGGCCTGCCGTACGGGCAGCAGCCCGAGGGGCAGGCGCAGCAGCCGTCCGGCTACGGGCACCAGCTCTACGGTTCGGCGCCGCAACCGGGCGACCACGGACAGCCGCAGGGTGCGTACGAGCAATCGCCCGGCGCGTACGGACAGCCGCAGGCGGCATACGAGCAACCGCACGGCGCCTCCGGGCACCCGCAGGAGGCGCCCGGGCAGGATGCCTACGGCCGACCGACCCAGCAGTTCGCGTACGCGCAGGCTCCGACTCCCCCGGCACCGAGGACGCCCGAGCAGGCCGCGCGACGTCGGCGACTGCTGATCGGCCTCATCGGTGGAGCAGCCCTGCTGCTCGTGCTGGTCGTGGCGGGTGCCGTGACGTTCGCCACGATGAGCGCCTCCCACCGGCCCGAGGCGACCGTCCGCGACTACCTCGGCGCGGTCCAGGCCGGAGAGGTCGAACGTGCCCTGGCCCTCGACGGCACCGAGGTCGCCGACAGCGACGTCCTGCTGACCGACGACGCCTACGCCGCGGCCGACGACCAGGTCGACGGATTCCAGCTGGGCGCCGTCTCGACCGACGGAGACGACGCGCAGGTCGAGGCCGTCGTGCACCGCGCCGACGGGTCGACCCACGCGCAGGACTTCACGCTCGTGCGCGACGGGCGCGATCTGCTGTTCTTCGACCGCTGGGCACTCCAGCCGGTCGACCTCGGCACGGTCTCGGTGCAGGTCGCCGGCCCGGCGTCGGCCGAGATCGCCGTCGACGGCACGCCCGTCACACGGGGGTCCGACGGCTCGGTGAGCCTCAAGGCCTTCCCCGGCAGCTACGAGGTCGCCCTCGCCGCCGAGAACGAGTCGTACTCCGCCACCGCCGCCACGGCCGTGGTCGAGGGTGCCGACGTCGCCGCCCAGCCGACCCTGCTCACCACCACCCTCACGCCGGCGGGCACGACGACGGCGACCGCAGCCGTCGACGCCTGGGTCGCGGGCTGCATCGCTTCGACCGATCTGCGTCCGGAGGGCTGCAGCTTCGGCCTGTACGACACGGAGTCGGGCCGGTACACGTTGTCCGGGCAGAAGTGGACCCTCGAGTCCGCGCCGCAGTTCACCGTCGGCGACTGGCAGGACGGCGGCTGGACGGTCAGCACGACGACACCGGGCTCGGCCTCCTTCACCGCCCAAGGGGTCGACGCTGCGGGCAACAGCGGCATCTACGGCTCGCTCGCACCGGTGCCGGTGCGGGTGGGCGGCCTGATCAGCGACGTGACCGCCGAGGGTGCCACGTTCACGTCGAGCGTCGCCACGCCGCTCACCTGATCCGAGGGGTACAACCGGGGTACACGATCGGCTCGGTGGGCCTTACTCCAGGGGGCCGAGCCGACCTGCCATCGCGCTCACAGCACCGGGGAGTGGATTGAGGCACCGCGCACGGCACGCATCCCATCGTCAGGAGAACACCATGAACCCCGTCAAGTTCCTTTCCGATCTCGGCCTCCAGAGCAAGCACGCCTACTGGGGAGGCTTCGCCTCCATCGTCATCGCCCTCGTGGCCTGGATCGCCTCGCAGGGCAAGGACTCGTCCGACAAGGCGCAGTCCGACCGCTGGGGCATCTTCATCGGCCACTGGGCGCCGACCTTCTTCGCCCTGGGCCTCGCCCTGAAGAACGAAGAGAAGTAGGCACGACCCCACCAGCACGACGACGCCCTCGCCGAACCGGCGGGGGCGTCGTCGCGCGCGGGGTGCGGCGGTCGGTCGGCCGAGCGCACCTCAGAGCAGGGCCGGCGCACCGCCCAGCGCGAACGGTGACAGCAGGCCGGTGATCTCCTTGAGCGGCGGCCGCGCGTACTCGCCGCGCTTGCCGGTGACGAGCCCCAGCCGCACGAGCGACTCGGCGAACACCGTCGCGGCAGCGACCCCGTCGACGACGGGGGCGCCGATCTCGTTCGAGATCGACCGACAGAGGTCGGTCATCCCGGCGCAGCCGAGCAGGACCGCGTCGGCCCCCGACGCCAGGACCTCGTGGCACTCGTCGACGATCAGGGCGCGCGCGTCCGACGAGGGGTCGTCGAGTCCCAGCACCGACACCTCGCACGCCCGGACGTCGACGCACCGGTCGGCGAAGCCGTACCGCTGCACCAGTTCGCGGGACCGCCCGACCGTGCGCCCGAGCGTGGTCACGATGCCGAAGCCGCGTCCGACCATCGAGGCCGCGTGCATGCCGGCCTCGGCGATGCCCAGCACCGGGCCGGTCGCCAGCTCGCGAGCGGCGTCCAACCCCGGGTCACCGAAGCAGGCGAGCACGGTGGCGTCGACACCGTCGCGTTCTCCGTCGCGGACCAGCTCGAGGACACCGGGTACCGCCAGCGCCTCCTCGTAATGGCTCTCGATCGACGCGGGACCCATCGACGGGCCGAGGGCCTCGACGCGGGTGCCCGGCCCGACGACGGCGGCCGCGGTGCGGCCGATCGCGGCGGTCATGGCCTGTGTGGTGTTGGGGTTGATCAGGCGGAGCCTCATGCGGCCGGCCCCTCGGCCGGTCGCGCGACGGTCCCGTCGTCGACCGTGGGGTCGTCGGCGTCGAGTCGGGGCATGCGGGGCCGACGCTTCTCGAGGGCCCAGAACAG
This genomic interval from Frigoribacterium sp. Leaf415 contains the following:
- the mshD gene encoding mycothiol synthase codes for the protein MTGALDATRASFVPTLARAATEADGSPPFSDQTLVDVRSGAATVVGDPHAAAVLRDGEAELVVHPDDRRQGRGAELLQRLVDETEGPLLLWAHGDHPGSRVLAARFGLAETRRLLQQRADVPTEPRTPRLRDGDRVASFRPGVDDRAWLDLNARAFADHPEQGSLVQSDLDARQAEPWFDAGDFVLLWRNDELLAFCWLKLDEGQPGEFYAVGVSPDHQGEGLGGAVVDAGFARLTERGAGTAALYVEGDNTAALRLYAARGFTDHAVDVQYTLTR
- a CDS encoding proline-rich domain-containing protein — translated: MTDQTRPSGDDQGHDGPPTEGQQHEGQQHEGQQPQGQHPQGQGPEQGHEPPAAPAAFPYQGLPYGQQPEGQAQQPSGYGHQLYGSAPQPGDHGQPQGAYEQSPGAYGQPQAAYEQPHGASGHPQEAPGQDAYGRPTQQFAYAQAPTPPAPRTPEQAARRRRLLIGLIGGAALLLVLVVAGAVTFATMSASHRPEATVRDYLGAVQAGEVERALALDGTEVADSDVLLTDDAYAAADDQVDGFQLGAVSTDGDDAQVEAVVHRADGSTHAQDFTLVRDGRDLLFFDRWALQPVDLGTVSVQVAGPASAEIAVDGTPVTRGSDGSVSLKAFPGSYEVALAAENESYSATAATAVVEGADVAAQPTLLTTTLTPAGTTTATAAVDAWVAGCIASTDLRPEGCSFGLYDTESGRYTLSGQKWTLESAPQFTVGDWQDGGWTVSTTTPGSASFTAQGVDAAGNSGIYGSLAPVPVRVGGLISDVTAEGATFTSSVATPLT
- a CDS encoding aspartate/glutamate racemase family protein is translated as MRLRLINPNTTQAMTAAIGRTAAAVVGPGTRVEALGPSMGPASIESHYEEALAVPGVLELVRDGERDGVDATVLACFGDPGLDAARELATGPVLGIAEAGMHAASMVGRGFGIVTTLGRTVGRSRELVQRYGFADRCVDVRACEVSVLGLDDPSSDARALIVDECHEVLASGADAVLLGCAGMTDLCRSISNEIGAPVVDGVAAATVFAESLVRLGLVTGKRGEYARPPLKEITGLLSPFALGGAPALL